A window of Diospyros lotus cultivar Yz01 chromosome 14, ASM1463336v1, whole genome shotgun sequence contains these coding sequences:
- the LOC127789899 gene encoding uncharacterized protein LOC127789899, whose product MNSQRDNHASPPPPPELESSTAAQVLKHSSSIFWSQLLAFALLGLLILTFRSNVENGTHLLTAFIDRDPSLRSLLSRLDMAGKPLHSSQVSAVRRRRRPFLHLTRVGTLGDDFFSGDDDAERSVNPKTPPNGSFVLLGNFDPRLGFSDFVADNGIRVSEIFRSGLFFKLRSIEDESNNDELSKVKHSMKNGEDEAEERVVDLQFLIKGLELRQRDASALFFLVCLLSCAYGYVILGFLVTYSWVIGIVFLVVVNHILGRYRSLAGTIWDGSNLGLKRLSGLILMRWAVKDALTQLLGLWYFGEIEDQYSFFKIFVRLKLMPFSIMSTWIRGFEKETAGFLYAWFLLDLIVEFVFAVDSWVAIVDTRRTGREIVKEGCYLLSTMFKQAVIIKCLESMLCGSLTRWILARYFGKLFATAFQSMMEVYFMVAWLIFYFAVRSKDATSLGGTFGRRELEGFIQGRR is encoded by the coding sequence ATGAACAGTCAGCGCGACAACCACgcgtcgccgccgccgccgccggaGCTCGAGTCGAGCACGGCGGCGCAAGTTCTGAAACACTCGAGCTCGATCTTCTGGTCTCAGCTCCTTGCATTCGCTCTTCTAGGATTGCTCATCCTCACCTTCCGCTCCAACGTCGAGAATGGCACTCACCTCCTCACCGCCTTCATCGACCGCGACCCCTCCCTCAGATCTCTACTCTCCCGCCTCGACATGGCCGGGAAACCCCTCCACTCTTCCCAAGTCTCCGCCGTCCGCCGTCGCCGCCGCCCCTTCCTCCACCTTACTCGCGTCGGCACACTCGGCGACGACTTTTTCTCAGGTGATGACGACGCCGAGCGCTCTGTCAACCCCAAGACCCCTCCTAATGGAAGTTTCGTGCTTCTCGGCAACTTCGACCCCCGGTTGGGGTTTTCCGATTTTGTCGCTGATAATGGAATTAGGGTTTCCGAAATCTTCCGCTCGGGTTTGTTTTTCAAATTGCGTTCCATAGAAGACGAAAGCAACAACGATGAGTTGAGTAAAGTGAAGCATTCAATGAAGAATGGTGAAGATGAGGCGGAGGAGAGGGTTGTGGATTTGCAGTTCTTGATCAAGGGTTTGGAGCTCAGGCAGCGCGACGCATCGGCTTTATTCTTTCTTGTATGTTTGTTGTCTTGTGCATATGGTTATGTAATTCTAGGGTTTCTAGTTACCTATTCTTGGGTTATTGGGATCGTTTTTCTTGTAGTTGTAAACCATATATTAGGGAGGTACCGCTCGTTGGCTGGGACAATTTGGGATGGTTCAAATTTGGGCCTCAAAAGGCTGTCTGGGTTGATTCTTATGAGGTGGGCGGTGAAGGACGCGCTTACCCAGCTTCTTGGTCTTTGGTACTTTGGTGAAATTGAAGATCAGTATtcattttttaagatttttgtgAGGTTAAAGTTGATGCCTTTCTCAATTATGTCTACATGGATTCGGGGGTTTGAGAAGGAGACTGCCGGGTTTTTGTATGCGTGGTTTTTGTTAGACCTGATTGTGGAGTTTGTTTTTGCTGTGGATTCATGGGTTGCAATTGTGGACACAAGGAGGACTGGAAGAGAAATTGTGAAGGAAGGGTGTTATTTGTTATCAACAATGTTTAAGCAGGCTGTCATCATTAAATGTTTGGAGTCAATGCTTTGTGGATCGCTCACAAGATGGATTTTGGCCCGATATTTTGGGAAGCTATTTGCAACAGCTTTCCAATCAATGATGGAGGTTTATTTCATGGTAGCTTGGCTGATATTTTACTTTGCCGTGAGATCTAAGGATGCAACATCTCTTGGAGGGACGTTTGGGAGGAGGGAGTTGGAGGGTTTCATCCAAGGCCGTAGATGA
- the LOC127790700 gene encoding uncharacterized protein LOC127790700, with translation MLSKQLFYIYVRPHSLSCSPQFHVSLFLRMKITKGKFPKICLKKWQKMSSRVIPSGGCECCHQWALWPSMQEEKCIPRDVPKGHLVVYVGEDYKRYVINISLLKHPLFKALLDQARDEYDFNAASKLCIPCDENIFLSVVRCAASSQDRRIFLCL, from the coding sequence ATGCTTTCAAAACAActcttctatatatatgtaagacCTCATTCACTTTCTTGTTCACCACAATTCCACGTATCTCTCTTCTTGCGAATGAAGATCACGAAGGGCAAGTTTCCAAAGATATGCCTAAAGAAATGGCAAAAGATGAGCAGTAGAGTCATACCTTCTGGAGGCTGTGAATGCTGCCACCAATGGGCTCTGTGGCCTTCCATGCAGGAAGAGAAGTGTATTCCAAGAGATGTTCCAAAAGGCCACTTGGTTGTGTATGTAGGAGaagattacaaaagatatgtgATCAACATCAGCTTACTGAAGCACCCACTCTTCAAGGCATTGTTGGATCAAGCCAGGGACGAATACGATTTCAATGCTGCCTCAAAACTCTGCATACCTTGTGATGAGAACATCTTTCTCAGCGTGGTCAGGTGCGCTGCATCTTCGCAGGATCGAAGAATCTTTTTGTGCCTATGA
- the LOC127789905 gene encoding serine/threonine-protein kinase PCRK1-like, which translates to MWPLSEAMKCFHFSTGQKKEEQKKDETKNTKSMSVQSSNSTFTEFEMKGSSSEFNSQNASDMSADSVVRSTFPTLSQRPSNLSVFTVSELKAATKNFSRTVKIGEGGFGCVYKGVIKSSENPEDKLDVAVKQLGRRGLQGHKEWVAEVNVLGVVEHPNLVKLLGYCAEDDERGMQRLLVYEYMPNGSVESHLSARSSTPLPWAQRLKIAQDAARGLAYLHEGMEFQIIFRDFKSSNILLDDQWNAKLSDFGLARLGPEEGLTHVSTAVVGTFGYAAPEYVQTGHLTYKSDVWSYGVFIYELITGRRPFDQNRPKHEQKLLDWIRPYVSDSKKFPQILDPRIDWTGSLKSVKKLVSIANRCLTRHAKSRPKMSEVLAMVNRIVDAPAEMGSPQPAVRTSSGETKTKEAKRRIMDNRMKESSWLLRALSSKLIKTK; encoded by the exons ATGTGGCCTTTGTCGGAGGCTATGAAGTGTTTCCATTTCTCCACTGGACAGAAGAAGGAAGAACAGAAGAAGGATGAAACTAAGAACACAAAGTCCATGTCAGTTCAGTCCTCAAACTCTACATTTACTGAGTTTGAGATGAAGGGCTCCAGCTCTGAGTTCAATTCCCAAAATGCATCAGACATGAGTGCAGATTCCGTGGTGAGGAGCACTTTCCCGACCTTGTCTCAGAGGCCCAGCAATCTCTCAGTGTTCACAGTTTCCGAGCTTAAGGCGGCCACGAAGAACTTCAGCCGCACTGTCAAAATCGGAGAAGGCGGCTTCGGTTGTGTTTATAAGGGTGTCATCAAGAGCTCTGAAAATCCAGAGGACAAACTTGATGTTGCTGTGAAACAGCTAGGAAGACGCGGACTGCAG GGGCACAAGGAATGGGTTGCAGAAGTAAACGTTCTTGGGGTGGTTGAGCATCCAAATCTTGTCAAACTGCTGGGTTACTGCGCTGAAGATGACGAAAGGGGCATGCAGCGGCTCCTGGTTTACGAATATATGCCCAATGGAAGTGTTGAGAGCCATCTGTCCGCTCGATCATCGACACCTCTTCCGTGGGCCCAGAGGCTGAAAATAGCTCAAGATGCTGCTCGTGGCTTAGCATATCTGCATGAAGGAATGGAATTCCAG ATAATCTTCAGAGATTTTAAATCGTCAAACATCCTGCTGGATGACCAATGGAACGCCAAGCTGTCAGATTTTGGATTGGCTAGATTGGGCCCTGAAGAAGGACTAACCCATGTTTCAACAGCG GTTGTAGGAACTTTCGGATACGCAGCTCCTGAATACGTTCAGACGGGGCATCTAACATACAAAAGTGATGTATGGAGCTATGGGGTGTTCATTTATGAGCTCATCACAGGTAGACGCCCATTTGACCAAAACCGGCCCAAGCATGAGCAGAAGCTATTGGATTGGATAAGGCCATACGTCTCAGATTCAAAGAAGTTTCCACAGATATTGGATCCTAGGATTGACTGGACTGGCTCTCTCAAGTCGGTAAAAAAACTAGTTTCTATTGCCAACCGGTGCTTGACCAGACATGCTAAGTCGCGCCCAAAGATGAGCGAGGTATTGGCGATGGTGAACCGGATTGTTGACGCACCAGCAGAGATGGGCAGTCCTCAACCGGCTGTAAGAACCTCCTCTGGGGAGACCAAAACAAAGGAGGCTAAGAGAAGGATTATGGACAACAGAATGAAAGAAAGTAGTTGGCTTCTTCGGGCATTGTCATCTAAGCttataaagacaaaataa
- the LOC127789904 gene encoding pentatricopeptide repeat-containing protein At2g32630 — protein MSSAFFKTVKQVFPTSHASKSSQEIANLISKFLVNSASKTLPIPPSLLSNLNSHTTHLVLANPQVPAKSCVRFFKFLQNKPSLTSNEPNLQAHVTLVWRLLKARNFIEAKNVLNNVALDDDLRRPVSEIASLLAQDCQAPKIVSKLFDMLFRVYADNQRFKEGLDVFEYMKNHGFELDERSCMVYLVALKRHDQVEPLLDFFQRMLESGVIITVYSMAIVVDCLSKVGRVEKARKLVKEMVGQGIKPNAYTYNTLLAAYMGSLDFGKVKEVLNEMEKEGVAYNAITYTVLIHGWSGSGKMEEAEKLFNEMLERGIEPDVHVYTSLISWHSKAGNMKRAFLLFDELTERGLIPNVHTYGALINGLCKAGQMEAVGVLLQEMQRKGIDVNQVIFNTLMDGYCRTGMIDQAFKLQVLMEKKGLKADVVTYNIIASELCNLSRHEEAKMLLCTMVDKGVAPNTMSFTTLIDIYCKEGNFVEAKRLLREMKNKGAEPNIVTYNALIDGYSKKGKMKEAHKLRDEMEEKGFKPDIYTYTSLVHGECIYGKVDEAFKIFNEMPAKGLSPNVVAYTAMISGLSKEGRSDEAFRLFDEMKGTGLTPDDTVYSSLVGSLHEVMP, from the coding sequence ATGTCATCAGCGTTCTTCAAAACTGTCAAGCAGGTCTTCCCCACAAGCCACGCTTCAAAATCAAGCCAAGAAATTGCCAATTTGATCTCTAAATTCCTAGTCAACTCAGCCTCGAAAACCCTCCCTATCCCCCCCTCTCTCCTTTCCAATCTTAATTCTCACACAACCCACCTTGTGCTCGCAAACCCTCAAGTGCCGGCTAAATCCTGTGTACGCTTCTTCAAGTTCCTCCAAAACAAACCATCTCTGACTTCCAATGAACCAAATCTTCAGGCTCATGTGACTTTGGTTTGGCGCTTACTAAAAGCCCGGAACTTCATTGAAGCCAAGAATGTACTAAACAATGTCGCCCTTGATGACGATCTCAGACGCCCAGTTTCAGAGATTGCCTCCTTACTGGCACAAGATTGCCAAGCACCCAAAATTGTTTCGAAGCTATTTGATATGCTTTTTAGGGTTTATGCTGATAATCAAAGGTTTAAAGAGGGTCTAGACGTGTTTGAGTACATGAAAAATCATGGGTTTGAGTTGGACGAGAGGTCTTGTATGGTTTATTTGGTTGCACTGAAGAGACACGATCAAGTGGAGCCATTGCTTGATTTCTTTCAGAGGATGCTTGAATCTGGTGTAATAATTACTGTGTATTCAATGGCCATTGTGGTTGATTGCTTGAGTAAGGTTGGAAGGGTTGAGAAGGCCAGGAAACTGGTGAAAGAAATGGTTGGCCAAGGGATTAAACCCAATGCATATACTTATAACACATTATTGGCCGCTTATATGGGAAGTTTGGATTTTGGGAAAGTTAAGGAGGTGTTGAATGAGATGGAGAAGGAAGGAGTGGCCTACAATGCGATAACCTATACTGTTTTGATTCATGGGTGGTCAGGCTCGGGCAAGATGGAAGAGGCAGAGAAGCTGTTCAATGAAATGCTTGAGAGGGGTATAGAGCCTGATGTTCATGTTTacacatctttgataagttgGCACAGTAAGGCGGGAAATATGAAAAGggcttttttattatttgatgaaTTGACTGAGAGAGGGCTTATTCCTAATGTTCACACTTATGGAGCTCTGATTAATGGTCTGTGCAAGGCTGGACAGATGGAGGCCGTGGGAGTTTTATTACAAGAGATGCAGCGCAAGGGAATTGATGTGAACCAAGTGATATTTAACACATTAATGGACGGGTACTGTAGGACAGGGATGATAGACCAAGCGTTCAAGCTGCAGGTGTTAATGGAGAAAAAGGGACTAAAGGCTGATGTGGTTACTTATAACATAATAGCTTCGGAACTTTGTAACTTGAGCCGACATGAGGAAGCGAAGATGTTATTGTGTACGATGGTAGACAAGGGAGTGGCTCCAAACACAATGAGTTTCACTACATTGATTGATATATACTGCAAGGAGGGAAATTTTGTTGAAGCTAAGAGGCTGTTGAGGGAGATGAAGAATAAGGGTGCCGAACCTAATATAGTCACATATAACGCTCTAATAGATGGGTATAGTAAGAAGGGGAAGATGAAAGAAGCTCATAAGCTAAGAGATGAAATGGAAGAGAAGGGCTTTAAGCCAGATATTTATACATACACATCCCTTGTGCATGGAGAATGCATATATGGCAAGGTAGATGAggcttttaaaatattcaatgaAATGCCAGCAAAGGGGTTATCCCCCAATGTAGTGGCTTACACGGCTATGATTTCGGGCTTGTCAAAAGAAGGGAGATCGGATGAAGCTTTCAGATTGTTTGATGAGATGAAGGGCACGGGCCTTACTCCCGATGACACAGTATACTCCTCACTTGTGGGCAGCCTTCATGAAGTAATGCCTTAG
- the LOC127791205 gene encoding small polypeptide DEVIL 16 produces the protein MEESKRSFNGEHVQDTCKSSCLGERCSHLAKKQRARFYIIRRCIAMLVCWHERGDP, from the coding sequence ATGGAGGAAAGCAAGAGAAGCTTCAATGGCGAGCACGTGCAGGACACGTGCAAGTCATCATGTCTCGGCGAGAGATGCAGCCATCTGGCGAAGAAGCAGCGGGCCAGATTCTACATCATCCGGCGCTGCATTGCAATGCTGGTGTGCTGGCACGAGCGCGGTGATCCTTAA